aggcagTCTTTTTAACATCAGTTTCTCTCTCGCTGTTGTTTGTTCTCTTTTTCCCTTTAGTTCTTGACTCTGTGTATGGGTATGTTTTCAAATTTTAGGTTGTAGCTGTTGCGAAACCAGAGCCTCTGAAGATTATGATATCAGGGGCTCCTGCATCTGGCAAGGGAACACAATGTGAGCTCATCGAGAAGAAAGTAAGTTCAGTATTTGATATTGCCCTATTAAGTTTGTGCTCCTGCTTGAATATGTTATTCAGCACACAATAATTCATGTATGAATAAAACACTTACTCATTGTAATCGCACTTCTGCTTGTGCATAATGAACTGAAATATTCTAACAAGTATGATCAAGTAAATTAATTTTGGTCACTCCGATTTTGTAATTCATTTTCTTGGGCAAGTTTtggattaatatgtattaacaagCATTTACTGCTGTAATTCATCTGCTTTAATGAGTCAAACCTATCGGAAAAAGTTTTCTTCTTGCATCAGAATTTCTATTtcgattttgattattttattgctgtccaaaaaatcattttcagttATGAAGTTCCTGTTTGTTCTAGATACCCAATGCCCAAGTAATATTTGGTGATAATACTGGCATTTGTTTTCAATTGTTGTGTTATCGCCATATTTTGTGGTAGATGTAATTTATTACTCATTTACACATGATTAATTCTAcatgcttgatttttttttttgagtggaaTTCCACATGCTTGAATAACTCCTTGAGAAAGACAGATTGTATCAAATGGTGCTAATATATGCAGTATGGGCTGGTTCATATTGCTGCTGGAGATTTGCTAAGGGCAGAAATTGCTGCTGGAACTGAGAATGGGAAGCGTGCCAAAGAATATATGGAGAAGGGAATGTTGGTTCCTGATGAAATTGTTGTCATGGTATATTGATCACCTGATCTGATGCTTTCCCCTCCTTTCCTTCTTGTCATGGCTCTTACTGGAGTATTGTGACTTGTGAATGTCAGATGGTAAAGGAACGTCTTCTGCAACCAGATGCTCAAGAAAATGGCTGGCTTTTAGATGGATACCCAAGAAGCTTATCTCAGGCAACTGCTTTAGAAGATCTGGGAATCCGACCTGACCTTTTCATTCTCCTGGATGTGAGCACTTTGCTTTACTAAAATTATTACTTTGTCAAACTGATGTCACATTTGATGCATGCTTTTAGTGATATTATAACACTActaatttatttcttattttctatAGGTTGTTTGTTCCTCTTTACATCCTAAATCCTTATTCCAATCAGTTCAGTCTCACCTTATGGATTTAAGATTTATCACTGTCTGAGAACATTTTTATGTCAACATTCTAATGCATTGAATTCTTATCCAACACAAATATGACACATAAATATTAAGAAGCCTACCTCATTGTTACCCAATTCGGGCTTGTGAATCCAAGGAAAACCATGCAACGTTCCATTGGACTAAAAAGGATTCTAGACAAAGAGGAAAGAACGCAAAAAGTGATGCAAGGAACAAAATACACACTTATATGCACCACTAAGGTTCAAATTATAAGCCAAAAAGACAAATTGTAGCAAATCACGTTGCTTTCCCATATCCAAATGACCTAATTATAGCATCTCTACTAAAATTAGTCAATGTAGTTATAAGCATGCTGTTCGTTCCTCGTTCCTTTGCCCGAGTATGAAAATATCTGCTGTTTTGACCTAACAAAGAACAGGGGATAAAACTTGTAACTTATGTAAACCATGCCTCTTAAGATGAACTGTTCTACCTTTTTCCTTGTTAAGCTTTTAGTATCAACTTCTGTTGAAAGCATCATATAATTGCAATGTAATACCAATTTCTATGGATCAAGAGAACTAGATGAGAAGTTTTATCCTTATACCTGATTTCTTTTGCAGGTTTCTGAAGAGGTACTTATTGAGAGAGTGGTTGGTAGAAGGCTTGATCCTGTTACTGGAAAAATATACCATTTGAAGTACTCTCCTCCTGAGAATGAAGAAATTGCTGGAAGACTTACCCAACGGTTTGATGATACAGAAGAAAAGGTGCTTCATATGCCAAGTCATTGACTTAATTTCCTTGATTGATGGTTCAAACTCTGATTAAGCCACCTGAACTATTTGCTTCCATACATCATTATGTACAGACAGATAACCAGAAGAATAAAAGAAATGTTCAATTTGGAGGCATCTCTAACATATGACGTTtatctatttttctctttcttttctgaaGGTAAAGTTGCGATTGAAGACTCACCATCAGAATGTTGAAGCTGTCCTTTCAATATATAAAGATGTCATATTCAAGGTATgtggcatctctctctctctctctctctctctctctctctttctccacgCGCACATGCTCACACACGCACATGCATACAGACACATGCATTCACTCACCCTGAAGATCAGGTGAAAATTTATATGTGGAAATACTGATAAATACTACATGCAATGCAATTCATATATCTGTTGAAGATTACATGGCCCTTTTGATGGAACAAAAAAGGcaggtcttttttttttctttctctaactGATGCTCAGTCGAAGTTTATGGATATATATAATATGTCCTAGATAATGCCATTTATAGAGGCAAGGTTACTATTGGAGTTCACATAGTGCTGCCTATCCTCTCTGCATGTTGGTGTAAGGCTGCTTAAGTTTAACCCTCCCCAGACCCCACAATGGCAGGAGCCTCATGTACTGAGCTGCCCTTTTTATGGTGCTGCCTATGAAATTAAGAAAGACAATTCTATTTGTGAACCCTGATTCACTTATATCTGCTTGATCACAACAAGCCTAAGAGATCATTGGGTGTGTGGTAAAGAAGAGAGGATATTTTATAGACTGCTGAAAATTAAGAACTGAAAGTGGAGAGTAATGCAAAAGTTTGAAGACCTAAAACCTTGCATGTACATCCAATTAGAAAATGTCAAAAAAAAGTGTAAATTTCTTttaatcaagtgaagaaagacTCAAATGGAAGCTGAGTAGTGGGTGCAAGGCTTGTTGCCTGTGGTTAGGCAATATTTGCAACTTCCTTTGTTATTGATTTATTTTGTTGGTATATGAATACAAGAAAGATTTCCTCCTCTTTTTATTATTAGTAACAACTTGTATGAAAGCCACTCTGgttaattatttttgttaatattAGCTAAGACTGATGATTGCAATTTTAGATCCTGCTTGATCAGTCCCAACTTCATAAATTTTAGGTCAATTCCcatggcttttttttttaaaaaacttacaTGGCCAGAGGACTTTACAGCTGACTTCAGTAATTTGCAGCACCAACATCTATAGTTAATATGAGacttaacatttttttttttttggtaaacaggGACTCTAACACTtgaacttatttatttatttatatatcttcTACTTCTGTATGTGATGGTGCAAGAGAATTGTTTAGCTATTCTAGGTGTCCAGAAAAGTTGAACTTTTGCCTTACCATTCAAATAGTCAAAATGGCTTTGTGCTTTTTAACTTTGCAAGGTTTGCTTTACGGTGCATACCACCCTCAACTGGGCACACCATACCATACAACTGCTGAATTGAGAGTTGGTATGCTTAACTGACCCCCATATTGGGCGTATCGATATTCTGATTCCAGTATGGGGTGAGGCATCGAGATTGTGAACCTCGGTTCCTTGTCTTATATGACCCTCTCAATGGATGAGATTTCGacctttttaaaaataaattgttGATGTAAGGAAATATGTACTGAGTCAAACTGCAGAACTAACACAACAAATCATCATGTGGTCCAATTTGTTATCTTATTTTGAACAGCTTTGAGTTTTTTCACATACAATGTACTCTTTAACTATTCATTGCAGGTCAATGGCGATGCCCCTATTGAAGATGTATTTGCTGAAATAGACAAAGCATTATCTTCAATTCTGGAGAAGAAATCAAGAACAGCTTCATCATCCATGGCTGCTGGTATAAttagctagattttttttttagtaccCAGGCATCATGGACAGGAC
Above is a genomic segment from Elaeis guineensis isolate ETL-2024a chromosome 1, EG11, whole genome shotgun sequence containing:
- the LOC105037896 gene encoding probable adenylate kinase 2, chloroplastic isoform X2; translation: MISGAPASGKGTQCELIEKKYGLVHIAAGDLLRAEIAAGTENGKRAKEYMEKGMLVPDEIVVMMVKERLLQPDAQENGWLLDGYPRSLSQATALEDLGIRPDLFILLDVSEEVLIERVVGRRLDPVTGKIYHLKYSPPENEEIAGRLTQRFDDTEEKVKLRLKTHHQNVEAVLSIYKDVIFKVNGDAPIEDVFAEIDKALSSILEKKSRTASSSMAAGIIS
- the LOC105037896 gene encoding adenylate kinase, chloroplastic isoform X1, translated to MGSLGLALTSIAAARPTPSPASSPSLALSNEKSFASLHSSDSLETSRASFRLEISYHRRLLAELRCKPSAVTRSGPVVAVAKPEPLKIMISGAPASGKGTQCELIEKKYGLVHIAAGDLLRAEIAAGTENGKRAKEYMEKGMLVPDEIVVMMVKERLLQPDAQENGWLLDGYPRSLSQATALEDLGIRPDLFILLDVSEEVLIERVVGRRLDPVTGKIYHLKYSPPENEEIAGRLTQRFDDTEEKVKLRLKTHHQNVEAVLSIYKDVIFKVNGDAPIEDVFAEIDKALSSILEKKSRTASSSMAAGIIS